ACTTAAATATTTATAAAAATATAAATGAGGCGAGATTTGTTTGCTACGCGATGCCACCATACGCAACTGCCTACGCAATGAAACATGAAAAAATTGTACCGAAAGATTATTTTGGGTATATGAGATTTGATAAAATTTCTGTTTATGATCCAAAACAATATGATGACTGGTATGAACGTGCAGAAACTGAAATTTATAGATATATGCTAGAAAAAAACACAAACATTATTATCATTAAAGGATATGGCATTTATGCCTACAGTAGAAGCCCTCAGCTTCTTGCAAAAGAGATAGCTTTACTAGAAAATAGCTGCAAATTGCTTCATTTAACTAGTGGTTATAGCGATTATAGTATTTAAAATTTTGCTAACAATACTAAAAAATTGTTAGCAAAATCCTCCACAAAGATATTTTTAAAGCCCCTATTTTAAGCTTATTTAAGGCAATTTTATATAATATATCATACAAATTTCGTTAGTCTTTTAAAGGAAAATTTAATGTTGTCTTGGATGCAAAAACATAAAAAATACCTAGTTGTTACCATTTGGGTAAGTACAATAGCCTTTGTTGGAGCAGGCTTTGTAGGCTGGGGAGCATATGATTTAAATAGCAATCGAGCCACTTCAGTTGCAAAAGTAGGACACAGAAATATAAGCATTCAAGAACTGCAACAAAAATACGATAGTTTGTATCAATACTACAATAATCTTTTTGATGGTAAATTAACGCAAGAAAAGGCTAATGAGTTAGGATTACAAAATGCTGCACTTCAGGCTACAATTCAAGAGAATTTACTGTTAAACTTTGCAGACGATATAGGTCTTAGTGTTAGCAAAGATGATATTTTAAAATATATAATCGTTGATCCAACATTTCAAAAAGATGGTGCTTTTGATAAAAATTTATACTACGATATTTTAAGAAGGGCCAGAATAAATCCAACCGATTTTGAAGAAAATTTAAAACTAACAATACTGCTTGATAAGCTTAGAACTATTTTAAATTTACCAGCAAATAAAGAAGACATTGCAATGATGGAAGCAAGCTTTTTTATGCAAGATAAATTAGCAATACAGATAATAAATGCTAATCAAAGTGATATAAAAATAGATGAAAAAGAGCTAAAGGATCTTTGGGAAACAAATAAAAACAACTATATGACAAAGACTATATACGGTCTAGAAACATACTTTATAGAGTCAAATAAAAATGATGTAAATCAAACTACTTTGAGTGACTACTACAACGAAAATAAGGAGAGATATAAAGGCTCTGATGATAAGATCAAATCATTTGACGAAGTAAAGACTGAAGTTGTCAAAGACTACAATATCGAAAAAAGTAAGACTGATGCTTTAAAAAAATATACCTCTATCAAAAAAGCTGAGCTTGCAACAAATGGATTTGTTAGTATAAATGAAGATAATGCAACATTCTCACTTGATGAAATAAAAGGGGCAAAAGTTGGTGAGGTTATAAAACCATTTACATATAAAGATGGATATTTAATAGTTAGGGTAAAAAGTATAACTCCTCCACAGCCTATGAGTTTTGAACAAGCAAGAGCAATGGTACTTGAAATTTACAAAGATAAAAAGAAAAAAGAAAACTTAACAACTATGGCAAAAGAGTCTTTACAAAATTTCAAAGGAACTGATATAGACTTTATCAGTAGAGATATAAATAGCTCTATCTCAGGACTAAATGAAAGTGAAACTAGAGCTTTTGTTTCTCAACTTTTTGAAACTAACAATAAAAAAGATTATGTTATATTAGAAGATAAGGCCGTTATATACGATATTTTGGAACAAAGGTTGCTTGTAGATAATATAGACAATAACTATAAGCAAATAACACGGCAAAACGTTACAATGCTTAAAAATAATGAGCTAATAAAAGATTTAACAAACAAACTAAAAAAATACTATGAAATTAAAGAATATATCAAAAGGTAATTTATCTTGAGTACAAAAATTTTAGGTATAGATATCGGCTCTTTCCAGATTTGTGCAGTAATAGCACAACATGACGAAAATGGTATTAAGATAATTGGAATTGGAACTGAAAAAACACAAGGAATAAGAAAAGGCGTTATAACCAATATTGAGCAAGCTGCAAAGTCTATAAAAAATGCATTAATAGAAGCACAAAGAGTTGCTGGAACACGCTATGAAAAAGTCATAGTTTCTATTTCTGGTGCGTATACAAAAAGCGTTGACAGTAGTGGTGTAGTAAATATACCAAATCATGAAATAGGCATAAAAGAGATCGAGCGTGCTATGCAAATGGCCGATCATACAGCTGATATACCTCATGAATATGAAAAATTACATGTTCTTCCTTATAATTTTAAAGTAGATGGGCAAGAACATATTGAAGATCCAATAGGCATGAATGGTAGTAGGCTAGAAGTACAAACACATATTGTTACAGTACAAAAATCATCTATTAGCAACCTAAGAAAAGCCGTAAATTTAGCAGGCGTTCAACTAGATAACATAGTTCTTTCAGGATATGCTTCTGCAATAGCAACATTAACAAAAGATGAGAAAGAACTTGGTGCCGCACTTGTTGATATGGGTGGTGCTACTTGTAATCTTGTAGTACATTCTGGAAATTCTATAAGATACAATGAATTTTTACCTGTTGGCTCAGCAAACATTACAAATGATCTTTCTATGGCTCTACATACACCTCTTCCAAAGGCAGAAGAGATAAAATTAGGTTATGGCGCTTTAATAAATAAGTCAGTTGATTTAATAGAGCTCCCGATCCTTGGAGATGAAACAAAAAGCCACGAAGTTTCACTAGACATAATATCAAATGTTATATATGCCAGAGCAGAAGAAACCCTTATGGTACTTGCTAAGATGCTAGAAGATAGCGGCTATAAAGATAGCATTGGTGCTGGAATAATACTTACTGGCGGTATGACTAAGCTAGAAGGTATTAGGGATCTTGCATCTGCGATATTTGATAAAATGCCAGTTCGTATAGCAAAACCAAAAGAAATGGATGGATTATTTGAAATTTTAAGAGACCCAGCAAATTCTTGTGCTATAGGGCTTTGTTTGTATGGTGCTGGTAATTTTAGTCCATACGAGATTGATTCTGAGAAAAAAATGAGATACCAAGGGGAAATAGCCTCAAAACCAAAAGCAAATTTTAGAAATGTTTTTGTAGAAGAAGAAAACATACAAAATTTTGGACAAGAGGTGCAGGATCCAAATGAAAAAGAGGATAGTTTTTCTGATAAAGATTTTGAATTAGAAATAGCAAATAAATCAAAAAATAAAGAAGAGCTTGCCAATATTGCAGATATTAGCAAACAAGAAAAAAAGCCAAATGCTTTTGCAAAATTTTGGTATAGTATTACACAATTATTTTAAGGAGAATTTCAAAAATGAGTAGCTTCACAGTAGAAGAAAATAAAAGCATCTATGGTGCAAAGATAAAGGTCGTAGGTGTAGGTGGAGGTGGTGGCAATATGGTCAACCACATAATAAGAGTTAATCCAAATTTAAATATAGATCTTATTGTTGCTAATACAGATGCTAAGGCTCTTGAAAATTCTCTTGCACATACAAAAATACAGCTTGGAGAAAAGACAACAAAAGGTCTAGGTGCAGGCATGAGACCTGAAATAGGAAAAGCCGCTGCTGAAGAGAGCTATGATGAAGTAAAAAGTGCACTTGAGACATCAGATATAGTTTTCATTGGTACAGGACTTGGTGGTGGAACTGGTACAGGTGCAGCTCCAGTAGTTGCTCAAGCTGCAAAAGATATTGGTGCACTAACAGTTGCGGTTGTTACTATGCCTTTTATGTTTGAAGGAAAAAAACGTAGAAAATTGGCTGATTGTGGCCTTGAAGAACTTAGAAAAGAAAGCGATTCTATTGTAGTCATTCCAAACGATAAACTCTTAACACTAATTGATAAAAATGCTGGTATAAAAGAAAGCTTTGAAATGGTCGATGAAGTGCTTGCAAGAGCCGTTAATGGTATGAGTACAATCGTGCTTGATTCAGGAAAAAGCGACATAAACCTAGACTTTGCAGATGTTAGAACGATTATGAGCCATAGAGGACTAGCTTTAATGGGTGTTGGCGAAGCAAGTGGAGAAGATGCAGCACAAGAAGCTATAAAAAATGCAATACAATCGCCGCTTCTTGATAACATGACAATAAATGGTGCATTTGGTATTTTAGTTCATTTTAGAATAAGCCCTAGTTGCCCACTAGCTGATATCAATAATGCAATGAGTATTATTCATGAGGCAGCAGATGAAGATGCTGAAATTATATTTGGTACAACAACTGATGACAAAATAGAAGATAATAAGGTTGAAGTTACAATAATAGCAACAGGTTTTCAAAGCTCACAAAAAGAAACTGAAAAAAAAGATGAAGTACAAACTTCTACTACAAGCGATATCATAAAAAAAGAGCGTATATTAAGACTTAAAAAAGTTAGTGGTGGATATGACGAAGACTATATGTCACAACTTGATGTGCCATCATTTATGCGCCATCAAATGGACTAATAAAAAACAAACTCCTTAAAATTTCTAGAGAGCTTTTGCTCTCTAGCTTATTAAAAATTTACAAACTTTCAAATCTAAAAGCTTAAAATTTAAACTCCAAGTTGTGCTTTTACAAAATCGCTTGCCATTTGTATATTCCACTCAGGCTCCCAAACAAGGTCTATCTCACACTCTTTGACGCCTTCTATATCAAGCACGGCTGTTTCTACCCAGCCAAGTATCATTTCGTGTAGCGGGCAAGATTTGGTTGAAAGCGTCATAGTAACTTTTGCTTTGCCATTTTCATCGCAGCTCGCATCATATATAAGTCCGAGCGAAACGATATCAAAGCCAACTTCTGGATCAACGATATTTGACAGTGCGTTATAAATTTTTTCTTTCATTTTTTATCCTTTAAAACCAGTAAATCTAAAAATATTTATTATATTTATCGATAGTAAAACTATACTAAGAGCTATAAACATCATACCAGCTTGCACTAAAATTTCTAGTTCAAAGCAAGTTGAGAGAAGATAGCAAAGAAGCGAGATAGCATTAAAAGCTATACCAAAATAGGCTATCTTTTTTAGTATCATGGCATCAAGAAGTGGCACTTTTACCTTTCCGACAAAAGGTGCTACGTAGTGATACCATATTAGAAATGGTGCGATCTTGTAAAGATGAGCTACGATAAAAGCAAACAAAAAGCCATATATTAAAAAATATGCAGCTAAATTTAATTTGCCTAAAGCTATAAAAACAGCAGCACCAAGCAAAGCAACCAACGAAAGCATGATATTTACATTCCAGTAATCATACGCCTTTCTAACGCGTTTTTTTAAAATATAAAGCGCTTGAGCTATAAAAAGTAAAGCTGCCACACATATTAACAAAATAGATAAATTTTCATTAAAAGCTAGTAAGATGCCACCCACAATATAGCATGCTAGTGAGGCCTTGCTAAGTGTAAATTTTAGATCGTGAGCCAATGCAAACATAGGTAAGAGTACGCTAGCAGCTCCAAGTATCACAAGAAATACAAAACCTAGCACAAAATAGACGTGAAATTTTAGTGTCATCTCAAAATCAAGCATCAGCGTGCCACTAAGTATCATAAGCAAGCAAAAACCAAGCGTTATTCCAATTACCAAAAAGATAGCTGAAACAAAAAGCGCAAAGGCCGCAAAGCTCTTTTTTTCATTATCCATAAAGCTTAGTGCATAAGTCGTAGCAAAAAAGGCAAGTGAGCAAAAAAGAAAAACTCCACTAATTTGTAAAATTTTAGCCTCAGAAAATAACATCCCGTAGCACATGCCCAGCAATGATAGACAAAAAATAGCCAAATTTAAAATAGCACCTTTTGCTGTAAAAAATGGCTTTTCTAAGATGACTGAAGTTAGCTGATAAAGTGCTCCGATGATAATACTCATAACAAAACCAACAAAAAATATATGCAAAAAACCAGCTGTATTTAGTGAGCTGATAGCATCAAAATCTGCATAAAAGAATGCCGGCACACTTAATGCTAAAAAGAAAATTCCAGCAATAAAATATCCACCGACTAACTTAAATGGTGGTGCGTAAGTATTTAAAAGCATCTTAGTGGCAAAGACTCGTATCTACGTCTTCTATGTTTGCACCGTCTTTTAGGCTAAAAATCATCTTTACAGCCCCACCATCTATATCTTCACGCTCTATGTCAAAGCTCTTATCTATCTTTGGTATAAGACCGGCTGGAAATTTATGATTTAGCATCATAATTTTTGTGTTTTTATCAGCAAATTTAATAGCGATTAATGCATTGACCATTGGCTCTGGCGGTACGCAAGGACGTGAATCAAAGCCAACAAAATTTACACCATTTTCACTAAATTTATAAAATGGCACGGTTGCACCATCGACATTAAACTGCTCTGCGTTTTTGAAAAAATCGCTCATTTTTTCTCCTTTTAATTTTGGAGAATTATACTCTGATTAAACTTTTCAAACTATTGATTTGCTTCAACAAAAGCTATTTTACGTAAGGTATAAATTCCTCGTATCCAAGCCTAGCCATATCTTCAAGCGGTATAAATTTAAGGCTAGCACCATTTATGCAATATCTTAGCCCACCCTTATCGCTTGGGCCATCGTCAAAGACATGCCCGAGGTGCGCGTCACTATTTTGAGACTTAACTTCGACCCTTTTCATCATAAACGAGTTGTCCTCCTTATATGAAAGAGCTGTTGTCGTGATAGGCTTTGTAAAGCTTGGCCAGCCACATCCTGCATCAAATTTATCTGCACTTGAGAAAAGTGGCTTTCCGCTCGTTATATCTACATAAATGCCTTTTTGATCAAATTTATCATACTCACTGCTAAATGGCCTCTCAGTCGCTGCTTCTTGCGTCACGGCATACTGCTCGCTACTTAAATTTTTCTTTAGCTCATCTTTACTAAGCGGCTTAAATTTCGCTTCATCGTAAAGCGGTTTATCAGCTAAACCTAGATCGATATGACAATATCCAAAAGGATTTTTATCAAGATAATCTTGATGATACTCCTCACCTAAGACGAAATTTTTAAGTGGCGCTACCTCAACCACGATCTTATCTTTAAATTTCTTTTGCTCTATTTTCATAAAGCTCTCTATCGTTGGCAGATCACTTTCGCTCACATAGTAAATTCCGCTTCTATACTGCCTACCGACGTCATTGCCTTGTTTATTTAGCGATGTCGGGTCGATTACTCTAAAAAAATGAGCCAAAATTTCAGCCAAAGCGACTCTATTTTCGTCGTATTTTACATAAAGTGCCTCAGCATGATCGCTCTCATGAAGCTCGCGGTAGCTAGTATTTTCGCTCTTGCCATTTGCATAGCCTACCTTTGTATCCACTACGCCAAATATCTTTTTAAAATATCCCTGCATACCCCAAAAGCAACCACCTGCTAGATAAATTTCTTTTAAATTTTGTCCTGCCATCGTCTGCTCCTTTATAAGCTCATCCTTTGCCATCAAATTTAGACCAAAAAACACTGCCGCCATTAAGATAAATTTTAAGATCTTTTTCATTCTATCTCCTTTCATTTTTGAAAGATTATACGAAAATTAAAGTTATAAAGTGTGAAGAAAGGGGCAAGCGCCCCTAAATTTTAGTGTAAGAAGTGTCTAACGCCAGTGAAATATAGCGACATGCCATGCTCATCGGCAGCCTCTATCACCTCATCATCTCTGATACTACCGCCTGGCTCGATGACGCATTTTACGCCCACTTTGCTAGCGATGTCGATGCTATCTCTAAATGGGAAGAACGCCTCACTAGCAAGCACGCAGCCACTTAGATCGATCTTTAGCTCTTTTGCCTTTGCCACGGCCGCACGTGCAGCATCCACACGGCTTGTCATACCCATGCCAATAGCTACCATAGCGCCATCTTTTACATAAACTACACAGTTGCTCTTCGTTAGCGCAGCCACTTTCCACGCAATCTGAGCGTCCTTTAGCTCGCTACCAGTTGCAAATTTCTTACTCATTTGCTTCATATTTTCAAGCTCTTCGTCTTTTACATAGTCTCTTTCTTGAAATACAAATCCACCATCAACGTGCTTAAAGTCAAATTTATCATTTGAGCGAACTAAAAATTTATTGTCTTGAGTGAAAATTTTGATGCGTTTTTTACTCTCAAATACTTTAAGCGCAGCATCATCAACATTTGCAGCGATTATTACCTCAACATAAATTTCATTTATCTTTTTAGCTAGCTTTTCATCAAGTGTACCATTTATAGCGACTACACCGCCGTAAGCTGAGATCGGATCGCATTTAAGCGCAGCCTCGTAGCTCTCAAGCAATGTATCTTTTACCGCAAAGCCGCAAGGATTAGCGTGCTTGATGATAGCCACTGCTGGCGCGTCATCAAAGCTAGTTGCAAGCATTAATGCGCCATTTATATCGGTCATGTTATTGAAACTTGCCTCGCCTTTTAGGGCTCTAAAGTTGTTTGTGAAGAAATAATCAAACTCATAAAGTGCGCCTTTTTGGTGTGGATTTTCTCCGTATCTTGTGTCAAAAACCTTGCTTCCCACGATAAATCTAGCATCGCCAAAACCGCCATTAAATCTATCATTCATATAGTTTGCGATCATACTATCATAAGCTGCTGTGTGCTCGAATGCCTTTATCATCAGCGATCTTCTAAACTCAAAATCATCGCTTTTCTCTTTTAGGCGCTTTAAAATTTCGTCATAATCAAGCACGCTTGTAACGATAAG
The genomic region above belongs to Campylobacter concisus and contains:
- a CDS encoding class II aldolase and adducin N-terminal domain-containing protein; the encoded protein is MELEHSINEIKTISLSMFRKNFFGVFHGSISARVEKNQFIINKQNAIFDNLKDDDLTLLSSKKDYRWNEASLDADIHLNIYKNINEARFVCYAMPPYATAYAMKHEKIVPKDYFGYMRFDKISVYDPKQYDDWYERAETEIYRYMLEKNTNIIIIKGYGIYAYSRSPQLLAKEIALLENSCKLLHLTSGYSDYSI
- a CDS encoding peptidylprolyl isomerase gives rise to the protein MLSWMQKHKKYLVVTIWVSTIAFVGAGFVGWGAYDLNSNRATSVAKVGHRNISIQELQQKYDSLYQYYNNLFDGKLTQEKANELGLQNAALQATIQENLLLNFADDIGLSVSKDDILKYIIVDPTFQKDGAFDKNLYYDILRRARINPTDFEENLKLTILLDKLRTILNLPANKEDIAMMEASFFMQDKLAIQIINANQSDIKIDEKELKDLWETNKNNYMTKTIYGLETYFIESNKNDVNQTTLSDYYNENKERYKGSDDKIKSFDEVKTEVVKDYNIEKSKTDALKKYTSIKKAELATNGFVSINEDNATFSLDEIKGAKVGEVIKPFTYKDGYLIVRVKSITPPQPMSFEQARAMVLEIYKDKKKKENLTTMAKESLQNFKGTDIDFISRDINSSISGLNESETRAFVSQLFETNNKKDYVILEDKAVIYDILEQRLLVDNIDNNYKQITRQNVTMLKNNELIKDLTNKLKKYYEIKEYIKR
- the ftsA gene encoding cell division protein FtsA — encoded protein: MSTKILGIDIGSFQICAVIAQHDENGIKIIGIGTEKTQGIRKGVITNIEQAAKSIKNALIEAQRVAGTRYEKVIVSISGAYTKSVDSSGVVNIPNHEIGIKEIERAMQMADHTADIPHEYEKLHVLPYNFKVDGQEHIEDPIGMNGSRLEVQTHIVTVQKSSISNLRKAVNLAGVQLDNIVLSGYASAIATLTKDEKELGAALVDMGGATCNLVVHSGNSIRYNEFLPVGSANITNDLSMALHTPLPKAEEIKLGYGALINKSVDLIELPILGDETKSHEVSLDIISNVIYARAEETLMVLAKMLEDSGYKDSIGAGIILTGGMTKLEGIRDLASAIFDKMPVRIAKPKEMDGLFEILRDPANSCAIGLCLYGAGNFSPYEIDSEKKMRYQGEIASKPKANFRNVFVEEENIQNFGQEVQDPNEKEDSFSDKDFELEIANKSKNKEELANIADISKQEKKPNAFAKFWYSITQLF
- the ftsZ gene encoding cell division protein FtsZ — its product is MSSFTVEENKSIYGAKIKVVGVGGGGGNMVNHIIRVNPNLNIDLIVANTDAKALENSLAHTKIQLGEKTTKGLGAGMRPEIGKAAAEESYDEVKSALETSDIVFIGTGLGGGTGTGAAPVVAQAAKDIGALTVAVVTMPFMFEGKKRRKLADCGLEELRKESDSIVVIPNDKLLTLIDKNAGIKESFEMVDEVLARAVNGMSTIVLDSGKSDINLDFADVRTIMSHRGLALMGVGEASGEDAAQEAIKNAIQSPLLDNMTINGAFGILVHFRISPSCPLADINNAMSIIHEAADEDAEIIFGTTTDDKIEDNKVEVTIIATGFQSSQKETEKKDEVQTSTTSDIIKKERILRLKKVSGGYDEDYMSQLDVPSFMRHQMD
- a CDS encoding metal-sulfur cluster assembly factor, which codes for MKEKIYNALSNIVDPEVGFDIVSLGLIYDASCDENGKAKVTMTLSTKSCPLHEMILGWVETAVLDIEGVKECEIDLVWEPEWNIQMASDFVKAQLGV
- a CDS encoding peptidase M50; its protein translation is MLLNTYAPPFKLVGGYFIAGIFFLALSVPAFFYADFDAISSLNTAGFLHIFFVGFVMSIIIGALYQLTSVILEKPFFTAKGAILNLAIFCLSLLGMCYGMLFSEAKILQISGVFLFCSLAFFATTYALSFMDNEKKSFAAFALFVSAIFLVIGITLGFCLLMILSGTLMLDFEMTLKFHVYFVLGFVFLVILGAASVLLPMFALAHDLKFTLSKASLACYIVGGILLAFNENLSILLICVAALLFIAQALYILKKRVRKAYDYWNVNIMLSLVALLGAAVFIALGKLNLAAYFLIYGFLFAFIVAHLYKIAPFLIWYHYVAPFVGKVKVPLLDAMILKKIAYFGIAFNAISLLCYLLSTCFELEILVQAGMMFIALSIVLLSINIINIFRFTGFKG
- the msrB gene encoding peptide-methionine (R)-S-oxide reductase MsrB, translated to MKKILKFILMAAVFFGLNLMAKDELIKEQTMAGQNLKEIYLAGGCFWGMQGYFKKIFGVVDTKVGYANGKSENTSYRELHESDHAEALYVKYDENRVALAEILAHFFRVIDPTSLNKQGNDVGRQYRSGIYYVSESDLPTIESFMKIEQKKFKDKIVVEVAPLKNFVLGEEYHQDYLDKNPFGYCHIDLGLADKPLYDEAKFKPLSKDELKKNLSSEQYAVTQEAATERPFSSEYDKFDQKGIYVDITSGKPLFSSADKFDAGCGWPSFTKPITTTALSYKEDNSFMMKRVEVKSQNSDAHLGHVFDDGPSDKGGLRYCINGASLKFIPLEDMARLGYEEFIPYVK
- the purH gene encoding bifunctional phosphoribosylaminoimidazolecarboxamide formyltransferase/IMP cyclohydrolase, giving the protein MRALLSVSDKEGIVEFAKGLEELGWQILSTGGTYKLLKAEGVKATEVSEFTASPEMFEGRVKTLHPKIHGGILHKREDATHVAQAKEHGIEGIDLVCVNLYPFKETTIRTDDFAEIIENIDIGGPAMVRSAAKNFKDVLIVTSVLDYDEILKRLKEKSDDFEFRRSLMIKAFEHTAAYDSMIANYMNDRFNGGFGDARFIVGSKVFDTRYGENPHQKGALYEFDYFFTNNFRALKGEASFNNMTDINGALMLATSFDDAPAVAIIKHANPCGFAVKDTLLESYEAALKCDPISAYGGVVAINGTLDEKLAKKINEIYVEVIIAANVDDAALKVFESKKRIKIFTQDNKFLVRSNDKFDFKHVDGGFVFQERDYVKDEELENMKQMSKKFATGSELKDAQIAWKVAALTKSNCVVYVKDGAMVAIGMGMTSRVDAARAAVAKAKELKIDLSGCVLASEAFFPFRDSIDIASKVGVKCVIEPGGSIRDDEVIEAADEHGMSLYFTGVRHFLH